One Deinococcus sp. LM3 genomic region harbors:
- the rpsP gene encoding 30S ribosomal protein S16, translated as MVKIRLSRFGATHNPHYRIVVTDARRPRDGGYIENLGHYDPRKTTETYLKVNAERAAYWIAQGAQPTQTARRLLKSQGVKVA; from the coding sequence ATGGTCAAGATTCGCCTGTCCCGTTTCGGTGCTACCCACAACCCCCACTACCGTATCGTCGTGACCGATGCCCGCCGTCCCCGTGACGGTGGCTACATCGAGAACCTCGGCCACTACGATCCCCGCAAGACCACCGAGACGTACCTGAAGGTCAACGCCGAGCGCGCGGCCTACTGGATCGCCCAGGGTGCCCAGCCCACGCAGACGGCCCGCCGCCTGCTCAAGAGCCAGGGCGTCAAGGTCGCCTGA
- a CDS encoding M23 family metallopeptidase has protein sequence MSAGRGRAALLLCAALLTALPGGTDWTAQAQGSAPTGDAPDLSTSERLEQLQRELQQQRQLSAAKAKELEALRRSIQNLSAQQKATLSRLDALAANASRLENEVAVVTARVALAERALADTTAQLKVTQTRVERLQSDVREVLLLQYRDRSGRYLQLLSQSSSLSDLLIRLRYANMAGEYNTRVIESLAGEVKVLAEQREQQTRQARDLRTLQAQRTATLKSLTAQRAEQNRLLAQLRSSEAGKRTLATQRQAEQALAARTVDTLVGQVVAERSRLEAERQRRLEEERRRRAEEARRIREAQERARQEALRLARLRAEQARVAQQRAADAQAARQRAAQQAAQAQREAQVQREQAALQQRSEQVQQAQVRVEQQLLPLPDLSGPLGFPLPGGRVQSPYGTGGSPWVVLSGGSQAVAALEGNVLAVTYYASLGWVVLVDHGASVTAYFGLRDPLVSVGNRVARGTPVGTVGGSSIIGPDSMAFQLRRGGVPVSPGF, from the coding sequence ATGAGTGCGGGCCGGGGGCGGGCGGCGCTGCTGCTGTGCGCCGCGCTGCTGACCGCGCTGCCGGGCGGTACCGACTGGACCGCGCAGGCGCAGGGGTCGGCGCCGACCGGTGACGCGCCGGACCTGAGTACCAGCGAGCGGCTCGAGCAGTTACAGCGAGAGTTGCAGCAGCAGCGGCAGCTGAGCGCCGCCAAGGCGAAGGAACTGGAGGCCCTGCGGCGCAGCATCCAGAATCTCAGCGCGCAGCAGAAGGCCACGCTGTCGCGGCTGGACGCGCTGGCGGCGAACGCCTCGCGGCTGGAGAACGAGGTCGCGGTCGTCACGGCGCGCGTGGCGCTGGCCGAGCGGGCGCTGGCCGACACGACCGCGCAGCTGAAGGTCACGCAGACCCGCGTGGAGCGCCTGCAGAGCGACGTGCGCGAGGTGCTGCTGCTCCAGTACCGGGACCGCAGCGGCCGGTACCTGCAGCTGCTGTCGCAGTCGAGCAGTCTGTCGGACCTGCTGATCCGGCTGCGGTACGCGAACATGGCGGGCGAGTACAACACCCGCGTGATCGAGTCCCTGGCGGGCGAGGTCAAGGTGCTGGCCGAACAGCGCGAGCAGCAGACCCGTCAGGCGCGTGACCTGCGGACCCTGCAGGCGCAGCGCACGGCGACCCTGAAGTCCCTGACGGCGCAGCGGGCCGAGCAGAACCGCCTGCTGGCGCAGCTGCGTTCCAGCGAGGCCGGGAAGCGGACCCTGGCGACGCAGCGGCAGGCCGAGCAGGCCCTCGCGGCGCGCACGGTCGATACGCTGGTGGGTCAGGTCGTCGCGGAACGCAGCCGCCTGGAAGCCGAGCGGCAACGCCGACTGGAGGAGGAACGCCGCCGCCGCGCGGAGGAGGCCCGCCGGATCCGCGAGGCGCAGGAACGCGCCCGGCAGGAGGCGCTGCGGCTGGCCCGCCTGCGCGCCGAGCAGGCGCGGGTGGCGCAGCAACGCGCCGCCGACGCGCAGGCCGCCCGGCAGCGGGCCGCGCAGCAGGCCGCCCAGGCGCAGCGGGAGGCGCAGGTGCAGCGCGAACAGGCCGCCCTGCAGCAGCGCAGCGAGCAGGTGCAGCAGGCGCAGGTGCGGGTCGAGCAGCAGTTGCTGCCCCTGCCGGACCTGAGTGGACCGCTGGGCTTCCCGCTGCCGGGCGGGCGGGTGCAGTCGCCGTACGGGACGGGCGGGTCGCCGTGGGTGGTCCTGAGCGGCGGGTCGCAGGCCGTCGCGGCGCTCGAGGGGAACGTGCTGGCCGTCACGTACTACGCGTCGCTGGGCTGGGTGGTGCTGGTGGATCACGGGGCGAGCGTCACGGCGTACTTCGGGCTGCGTGACCCGCTGGTCAGCGTCGGGAACCGCGTGGCGCGCGGCACGCCGGTCGGCACGGTGGGCGGCAGTTCGATCATCGGGCCGGACAGCATGGCCTTCCAGCTGCGCCGGGGCGGCGTGCCGGTCTCGCCCGGCTTCTGA
- a CDS encoding ABC transporter permease: MNYHFRQALLAMRGNVTATLATLMTMTLTLLMLGFVLLLTLNVNRTLSQLESQVEVAAFLGADAQDEALLAQVRALPQVTQATLVTSEQVLTEMTQDSPYTRDAAALVGNPFPDTLRLRVSRVQDSRTVAAAVSALPGVDDVEYGAGYVDPTVKTLMAVRGAGYALVGLLLLGTLFNILNAVRVAMYARRDEISVMRLLGATRGFIRMPHVIEGLLVGVLAATLSLAILVPSYLGLARRVQQLAPVFPVVQDAGTLVPLLGGVALLGVLIGLLGSLFATRRYLLELE; encoded by the coding sequence GTGAACTACCACTTCCGGCAGGCGCTGCTGGCGATGCGCGGGAACGTCACGGCGACCCTGGCGACCCTGATGACCATGACCCTGACGCTGCTGATGCTGGGGTTCGTGCTGCTGCTGACCCTGAACGTGAACCGCACGCTGTCGCAGCTGGAATCGCAGGTGGAGGTCGCGGCGTTCCTGGGCGCCGACGCGCAGGACGAGGCGCTGCTGGCGCAGGTGCGGGCGCTCCCGCAGGTGACGCAGGCGACGCTGGTAACCAGCGAGCAGGTGCTGACCGAGATGACGCAGGACTCGCCGTACACGCGGGACGCGGCGGCGCTGGTGGGCAATCCCTTCCCGGACACGCTGCGGCTGCGGGTCAGCCGGGTGCAGGACTCCCGGACGGTCGCGGCGGCCGTGTCGGCCCTGCCCGGCGTGGATGACGTCGAGTACGGCGCGGGGTACGTGGACCCGACCGTGAAGACCTTGATGGCCGTGCGCGGCGCCGGGTACGCGCTGGTGGGACTGCTGCTGCTGGGGACACTGTTCAACATCCTGAACGCGGTGCGCGTGGCGATGTACGCCCGCCGGGACGAGATCAGCGTGATGCGGCTGCTGGGCGCGACGCGCGGCTTCATCCGCATGCCGCACGTGATCGAGGGTCTGCTGGTGGGTGTGCTGGCGGCGACCCTGTCGCTGGCGATCCTGGTGCCGTCGTACCTGGGGCTGGCGCGGCGCGTGCAGCAGCTGGCCCCGGTGTTCCCGGTGGTGCAGGACGCCGGGACGCTGGTGCCCCTGCTGGGTGGGGTGGCGCTGCTGGGCGTGCTGATCGGGCTGCTGGGCAGCCTGTTCGCCACGCGCCGGTACCTGCTGGAGCTGGAATGA
- the ftsE gene encoding cell division ATP-binding protein FtsE: MIDFKNVSLEYPVTRTLALDDVSLQIGKGEFVYLVGHSGAGKSSFMSLVLKRALPSRGEVRVAGEPLARYRGRRTALLRRRMGTVFQDNLLLAHLNAFDNVAFTLRVTGVPQREWAPRVTTALRTVGLEHKKYALPLQLSQGEQQRVAIARAIVGDPPLLLADEPTGNLDPDNSREVLKVLQNVNLRGTTVVVATHARDLVETFRHRTLTLRKGKLVRDDPYGGYAL; encoded by the coding sequence GTGATCGATTTCAAGAACGTCTCACTGGAGTACCCCGTGACCCGGACGCTGGCGCTGGATGACGTGTCCCTGCAGATCGGTAAGGGGGAATTCGTGTATCTGGTCGGGCATTCCGGGGCCGGAAAGAGCAGTTTCATGAGTCTGGTGCTCAAGCGGGCGCTGCCCAGCCGGGGCGAGGTGCGCGTGGCGGGCGAGCCGCTGGCACGCTACCGGGGGCGCCGCACGGCGCTGCTGCGCCGCCGCATGGGCACGGTGTTTCAGGACAACCTGCTGCTGGCGCACCTGAACGCCTTCGATAACGTGGCGTTCACGCTGCGGGTGACGGGCGTGCCGCAGCGCGAGTGGGCGCCGCGCGTGACGACGGCCCTGCGGACGGTGGGGCTGGAGCACAAGAAGTACGCGCTGCCGCTGCAACTGTCGCAGGGCGAGCAGCAGCGCGTGGCGATCGCGCGGGCCATCGTGGGTGATCCGCCGCTACTGCTGGCGGACGAACCGACCGGGAACCTCGACCCGGACAACAGCCGCGAGGTGCTGAAGGTGCTGCAGAACGTGAACCTGCGCGGCACGACCGTGGTGGTCGCCACGCACGCCCGCGATCTGGTCGAGACCTTCCGGCACCGCACCCTGACGCTGCGCAAGGGCAAGCTGGTGCGGGACGATCCGTACGGCGGGTACGCGCTGTGA
- a CDS encoding S41 family peptidase codes for MNAKRLTTVGVALSATAAVAYAQLGGYTQANLSSTATGKSFLQVINDLNRLYLYPVDQEKLLRGAITGALGSLDDEFTYYSQPEDNAIDAENLSGEFYGIGVQLVAANPDGTGGKIDNVFRTGAASTAGVQIGDVFVKIDDKDVTSAKLNEIVRLVRGKQGTTVNVTFARDGKPYTVKMERQPVAIVSVEQTVLPGNIGYIALNTFYNEKASEQFAAAVADMKKKDVSSLILDLRDNGGGLLNAGRDVADQFIQSGPIVSLRDRSKRTQVFGGNATNRATDYTGKLIVLVNKNSASASEVVSGALQDTGRATVVGEQTFGKGVAQIPTTLPDGGKAAIVNSEWLTPKGREIHKKGITPDVVVKDTRYTTPPNLSGSGVTPGAKITLTIEGQPVTVTADKDGKFSYTGEIKRPSRSAAQGEAVVDLQTDAILKKAVDLLSK; via the coding sequence GTGAACGCAAAACGCCTGACCACCGTCGGGGTTGCCCTGTCCGCCACCGCCGCTGTCGCCTACGCGCAGCTCGGCGGGTACACCCAGGCGAACCTCAGCAGCACTGCCACCGGAAAATCCTTCCTGCAGGTCATCAACGACCTGAACCGCCTGTACCTGTACCCGGTCGATCAGGAGAAACTGCTGCGCGGCGCCATCACCGGCGCCCTGGGCAGCCTGGACGACGAATTCACGTACTACAGCCAGCCCGAGGACAACGCCATCGACGCCGAGAACCTCAGCGGCGAGTTCTACGGCATCGGCGTGCAACTCGTCGCCGCGAACCCCGACGGCACCGGCGGCAAGATCGACAACGTCTTCCGGACCGGCGCGGCCAGCACCGCCGGCGTGCAGATCGGCGACGTGTTCGTCAAGATCGACGACAAGGACGTCACCAGCGCCAAACTGAACGAGATCGTTCGTCTCGTGCGCGGCAAGCAGGGCACCACCGTGAACGTCACCTTCGCCCGCGACGGCAAACCCTACACCGTCAAGATGGAACGCCAGCCGGTCGCCATCGTCAGCGTCGAACAGACCGTCCTGCCCGGCAACATCGGCTACATCGCCCTGAACACCTTCTACAACGAGAAGGCCAGCGAACAGTTCGCGGCGGCCGTCGCGGACATGAAAAAGAAGGACGTGTCCTCGCTGATCCTCGACCTGCGAGACAACGGCGGTGGCCTGCTGAACGCCGGGCGCGACGTGGCCGACCAGTTCATCCAGAGCGGCCCCATCGTCAGCCTCCGCGACCGCAGCAAACGCACCCAGGTCTTCGGCGGGAACGCCACTAACCGCGCCACCGACTACACCGGCAAGCTGATCGTCCTGGTCAACAAGAACAGCGCCAGCGCCAGCGAAGTCGTCTCCGGCGCCCTGCAGGACACCGGCCGCGCCACCGTCGTCGGCGAGCAGACCTTCGGCAAGGGCGTCGCGCAGATCCCCACCACCCTCCCCGACGGAGGCAAGGCCGCCATCGTCAACAGCGAGTGGCTGACCCCCAAGGGCCGCGAAATTCACAAGAAGGGCATCACGCCCGACGTGGTCGTCAAGGACACCCGCTACACCACGCCCCCCAACCTGAGCGGCAGCGGCGTCACGCCCGGCGCGAAGATCACCCTGACCATCGAGGGTCAACCCGTGACCGTCACCGCCGACAAGGACGGCAAATTCAGCTACACCGGCGAGATCAAACGCCCCAGCCGCAGCGCCGCGCAGGGCGAGGCCGTCGTGGACCTCCAGACCGACGCCATCCTGAAAAAAGCCGTCGACCTGCTCAGCAAGTAA
- a CDS encoding transposase, whose protein sequence is MLPLLLLFLGLPAHQTRFFAHLIPLWQAIPGRVNARNFSRYSEWDERTFRRWMHKTLPWDELHWGLVRLLIRWGVLGSRFILAIDASFIPKSGKKTEGLGAFWNGSQSRSDTGLELSCLALISLTGQHAFPLDIRQTRPKQDRADRLEQYLEQLKDVFTQRRAWLSGHLRAVVADGQYAKKMFMDAVHAEKIAFVTKLQSNANLLYPFTGAHPTRRGARRKWGGKVDFKDWSGWQSVPGDAQERVWTRVVWAPHFGRFLRVVVIERLDRKGQVKAHVVLCSTDTTMPAQEIRALYSARFQLEFVFRDAKQFAGLTTCQLRSTTGLENHWNAACFALSLGRAEYLLERSARTGRPADVVPFSYEDVKRRAFNRLFASRILANLGLSRRFVELEEHPSRPLDLGVKAA, encoded by the coding sequence ATGTTACCCCTGCTGCTGCTCTTCCTCGGACTCCCAGCCCACCAGACCCGCTTCTTCGCTCACCTCATTCCCCTCTGGCAAGCCATTCCAGGCCGGGTCAACGCCAGGAACTTCAGCCGCTACAGCGAGTGGGACGAGCGCACCTTCCGCCGATGGATGCACAAGACGCTGCCCTGGGATGAACTCCACTGGGGACTGGTGCGACTCCTGATTCGCTGGGGGGTCCTCGGTTCACGGTTCATCCTGGCCATCGACGCCAGTTTCATCCCCAAGTCAGGCAAGAAGACCGAAGGGCTCGGGGCGTTCTGGAACGGCTCGCAGAGCCGTTCCGACACCGGACTGGAGTTGTCCTGCCTGGCCCTGATCAGCCTCACCGGCCAGCATGCCTTCCCGCTGGACATCCGTCAGACCCGGCCCAAACAGGACCGGGCAGATCGCCTCGAACAGTATCTGGAGCAACTGAAAGACGTCTTCACCCAGCGACGCGCTTGGCTGTCCGGCCATCTGCGCGCGGTCGTGGCTGACGGCCAGTACGCCAAGAAGATGTTCATGGACGCCGTCCATGCCGAGAAGATCGCTTTCGTCACCAAGCTCCAGTCGAATGCCAACCTGCTCTACCCGTTCACTGGCGCGCATCCCACACGCCGGGGTGCCCGGCGGAAGTGGGGTGGCAAGGTCGATTTCAAAGATTGGAGCGGGTGGCAGAGCGTTCCGGGTGACGCTCAGGAGCGGGTGTGGACGCGGGTGGTGTGGGCCCCTCACTTCGGCCGCTTTCTGCGGGTGGTGGTGATCGAGCGTCTTGATCGGAAGGGTCAGGTGAAGGCCCATGTGGTGCTGTGCAGCACGGACACGACCATGCCGGCACAGGAGATCCGGGCGCTGTACAGCGCCCGGTTCCAGCTGGAGTTCGTCTTCCGTGATGCCAAGCAGTTCGCGGGGCTGACGACCTGCCAGCTCCGGTCGACGACGGGGCTGGAGAATCACTGGAACGCCGCGTGTTTTGCGCTTTCGTTGGGTCGTGCGGAGTACCTACTGGAGCGGTCTGCCCGTACGGGCAGACCGGCTGATGTGGTGCCGTTTTCGTACGAGGACGTGAAGCGGCGCGCGTTTAACCGGCTGTTCGCCTCGCGAATTCTGGCCAATCTGGGTCTTTCACGGCGATTCGTTGAATTGGAGGAACATCCGTCCAGGCCGCTGGATCTCGGCGTCAAAGCTGCTTGA
- a CDS encoding GNAT family protein: MTHPRPSPTGAADAATVTLRGRRPRDLTALRRWFTDPTAQWRQWDAPYLNPADTTASLEAYVRHLETAPTTPNERVVDLGGACIGMLNRAEDASDVWDLGVIIFDPQHWGRGVGSRALALWVGATLNETDAHVLTFSTWSGNERMIRAAHRLGFREAGRVREARLVRGERFDSVKLDLLRREWTPLP; encoded by the coding sequence GTGACCCATCCCCGACCCTCCCCCACCGGCGCGGCGGACGCGGCGACCGTGACCCTGCGGGGCCGCCGTCCCCGCGACCTGACGGCCCTGCGCCGCTGGTTCACGGATCCCACGGCGCAGTGGCGTCAGTGGGACGCCCCGTACCTGAACCCCGCCGACACGACCGCCTCGCTGGAGGCGTACGTCCGCCACCTGGAAACGGCTCCCACCACCCCGAACGAACGCGTGGTGGACCTGGGCGGCGCGTGCATCGGCATGCTCAACCGCGCCGAGGACGCCAGTGACGTGTGGGACCTGGGCGTGATCATCTTCGACCCGCAACACTGGGGGCGGGGGGTCGGCAGCCGCGCCCTGGCCCTGTGGGTGGGGGCGACCCTGAACGAGACCGACGCGCACGTCCTGACCTTCAGCACCTGGAGTGGCAACGAGCGCATGATCCGCGCCGCCCACCGCCTGGGTTTCCGCGAGGCCGGCCGGGTCCGGGAAGCGCGACTGGTGCGCGGCGAGCGCTTCGACAGCGTGAAACTGGACCTGCTGCGCCGCGAGTGGACGCCACTGCCATGA
- a CDS encoding diacylglycerol kinase translates to MRGGSAWNARRWWRSARFAWAGVRHAYGTQANFRIECWAALVALGLCVWLRAPLAPVALACALVLSLELLNTALEAVVDLVSPEWHALAGVAKDAAAAAVLLGSAGALIVGLSVLLPPLLARLGLS, encoded by the coding sequence GTGCGCGGCGGGTCGGCGTGGAACGCGCGGCGCTGGTGGCGTTCGGCGCGCTTCGCGTGGGCGGGCGTCCGGCACGCGTACGGCACGCAGGCGAACTTCCGGATCGAGTGCTGGGCGGCCCTGGTCGCGCTGGGCCTGTGCGTGTGGCTGCGCGCGCCGCTGGCTCCGGTTGCGCTGGCCTGCGCGCTGGTCCTGAGCCTGGAACTGCTGAACACCGCGCTGGAAGCCGTGGTGGATCTCGTGAGCCCCGAGTGGCACGCGCTGGCCGGCGTGGCGAAGGACGCGGCGGCGGCGGCCGTGCTACTCGGCAGTGCCGGCGCGCTGATCGTGGGCCTGAGCGTGCTGCTGCCGCCCCTGCTGGCCCGCCTGGGCCTGAGCTGA
- the ybeY gene encoding rRNA maturation RNase YbeY: MIDLIVRKTPPAGLRPALRASLEAVMAHFEVPDREVTVVLVGDRTIRALKREHWGEDAVTDVLSFPTWEPGDPFVPPHLGDIVISLDTAQRQADARGHSLTREVALLASHGLTHLVGNDHPHADGLGFEEGAQGAEWDVFHAAWAAAQAALPAGS; the protein is encoded by the coding sequence GTGATTGACCTGATCGTCCGTAAAACCCCCCCTGCCGGTCTGCGGCCCGCGCTGCGCGCCAGTCTGGAGGCCGTCATGGCGCATTTCGAGGTGCCGGACCGCGAGGTGACGGTCGTGCTGGTGGGTGACCGCACCATCCGCGCCCTGAAGCGCGAACACTGGGGCGAGGACGCCGTGACGGACGTCCTGAGTTTCCCCACCTGGGAGCCGGGCGACCCGTTCGTGCCGCCGCACCTGGGGGACATCGTGATCAGCCTGGATACCGCGCAGCGGCAGGCCGACGCTCGCGGCCACTCCCTGACCCGCGAGGTCGCGCTGCTCGCCAGTCACGGCCTGACCCACCTGGTCGGGAACGACCACCCGCACGCGGACGGCCTGGGCTTCGAGGAGGGCGCGCAGGGCGCCGAGTGGGACGTGTTCCACGCGGCGTGGGCGGCGGCGCAGGCGGCCCTCCCGGCCGGAAGCTGA
- a CDS encoding PhoH family protein — protein sequence MPVQAATAQTTTGPTTATIQIENQREAYSLLGAGDANLRRMRELTKAKLVARGETITITGDEADVQGAERMVRDALDVVRGGGELTPDSLLRSARLSGEGRSLAAETQVTGLSLPRGLKPKTPGQKLYLESIERSDITFGVGPAGTGKTYMAVAMAVQALKAKKVKRIILTRPAVEAGEKLGFLPGDLQAKIDPYLRPLYDALQDMLDQEKFESYLTSGVIEIAPLAFMRGRTLNDAFIILDEAQNTTGEQMKMFLTRMGFSSKVVVTGDVTQIDLPRHITSGLAVAKRVLSSIDGIAWHEFTEVDVVRHPLVGRIIKAYETAENAEQDKRAARRGEFASIPEGDGDRVDGQ from the coding sequence CTGCCCGTTCAGGCCGCGACGGCCCAGACCACGACCGGCCCGACGACTGCCACCATCCAGATCGAGAACCAGCGCGAGGCCTACTCGCTGCTGGGTGCCGGGGACGCCAACCTGCGCCGCATGCGCGAACTGACGAAAGCGAAACTGGTGGCGCGCGGTGAGACGATCACCATCACCGGCGACGAGGCCGACGTGCAGGGCGCCGAGCGGATGGTCCGCGACGCGCTGGACGTGGTGCGCGGCGGCGGGGAACTCACGCCGGACAGTCTGCTGCGCTCCGCCCGCCTGAGCGGCGAGGGCCGCAGCTTGGCCGCCGAGACGCAGGTGACGGGCCTGAGCCTGCCGCGCGGCCTGAAACCCAAGACGCCGGGGCAGAAACTGTACCTGGAGAGCATCGAACGCAGCGACATCACCTTCGGGGTCGGCCCGGCCGGGACCGGCAAGACGTACATGGCGGTCGCCATGGCCGTGCAGGCGCTGAAAGCCAAGAAGGTCAAGCGCATCATCCTGACCCGCCCGGCCGTCGAGGCAGGCGAGAAGCTGGGCTTCCTGCCCGGCGACCTGCAGGCCAAGATCGACCCGTACCTGCGCCCGCTGTACGACGCGCTGCAGGACATGCTGGACCAGGAGAAGTTCGAGTCGTACCTGACGAGCGGCGTGATCGAGATCGCGCCCCTGGCGTTCATGCGCGGCCGCACCCTGAACGACGCGTTCATCATTCTGGACGAGGCGCAGAACACCACGGGCGAGCAGATGAAGATGTTCCTGACCCGCATGGGCTTTTCCAGCAAGGTCGTCGTGACCGGCGACGTGACGCAGATCGACCTGCCGCGCCACATCACGAGCGGACTGGCGGTCGCCAAGCGCGTCCTGAGTTCCATCGACGGCATCGCCTGGCACGAGTTCACCGAGGTGGACGTCGTCCGTCACCCGCTGGTGGGCCGCATCATCAAGGCCTACGAAACGGCCGAGAACGCCGAACAGGACAAACGCGCCGCCCGGCGCGGCGAGTTTGCCAGCATTCCCGAAGGCGACGGGGACCGGGTGGATGGTCAATAG
- the aroE gene encoding shikimate dehydrogenase → MSLPDGTPAPRAFLFADPAAHSLSPQMHRAAFAHAGLPGTYEARRVPPADLAAAIAGLRVPGVLGANLSLPHKEAALPLLDSLSGAAQAVGAVNTIVHRNGRLHGDNTDSPGLRDALSDAGYSWEQGAEVIVLGAGGAARAAVHALICGEQNVTVVNRTLERAQAIAADWHVPDADFQVTALPAHAAPWESAALVVNASSAGLNDPDQTPLDAAFLTRLPIEALVYDMVYRPAETRLMREARAAGLSAENGLGMLAHQARLAFRAWTGADVPVSVFLRALTLPAGQPEQGT, encoded by the coding sequence GTGAGTCTGCCGGACGGAACCCCTGCCCCCCGCGCCTTCCTGTTCGCCGATCCGGCCGCGCATTCCCTGTCGCCGCAGATGCACCGCGCGGCTTTCGCGCACGCCGGTCTGCCCGGAACGTACGAGGCGCGGCGCGTCCCGCCAGCCGATCTGGCGGCGGCCATCGCGGGGTTGCGGGTGCCCGGCGTGCTGGGCGCGAACCTGAGCCTCCCGCACAAGGAGGCGGCCCTGCCGCTGCTCGACAGCCTGAGCGGCGCGGCGCAGGCGGTCGGGGCCGTGAACACCATCGTTCACCGGAACGGCCGGCTGCACGGCGACAACACCGACTCGCCGGGCCTGCGCGACGCCCTGTCCGACGCCGGGTATAGCTGGGAGCAGGGGGCCGAGGTGATCGTGCTGGGCGCCGGGGGGGCCGCCCGCGCCGCCGTACACGCCCTGATCTGCGGCGAGCAGAACGTGACGGTCGTGAACCGCACCCTGGAACGCGCGCAGGCCATCGCCGCCGACTGGCACGTCCCGGACGCCGACTTTCAGGTGACGGCCCTGCCCGCTCACGCGGCCCCGTGGGAGTCGGCGGCGCTCGTCGTGAACGCCAGCAGCGCCGGCCTGAACGACCCGGACCAGACGCCGCTGGACGCCGCGTTCCTGACCCGCCTGCCCATCGAGGCACTGGTGTACGACATGGTGTACAGACCCGCCGAGACCCGCCTGATGCGCGAGGCCCGCGCGGCCGGTCTGAGCGCCGAGAACGGCCTGGGCATGCTGGCCCACCAGGCCCGGCTGGCCTTCCGGGCCTGGACCGGCGCGGACGTACCGGTCAGTGTGTTCCTGCGCGCCCTGACCCTCCCGGCCGGCCAGCCGGAGCAGGGCACCTGA